A genomic segment from Thamnophis elegans isolate rThaEle1 chromosome 3, rThaEle1.pri, whole genome shotgun sequence encodes:
- the HMGCR gene encoding 3-hydroxy-3-methylglutaryl-Coenzyme A reductase isoform X2, which translates to MLSGLFRMHGLFVASHPWEVIVGTVTLTICMMSMKMFTGNDKICGWNYECPKFEEDVLSSDIIILTITRCIAILYIYFQFQNLKQLGSKYILGIAGLFTIFSSFVFSTVVIHFLDKELTGLNEALPFFLLLIDLSRASALAKFALSSNSQDEVRENISRGMAILGPTFTLDALVECLVIGVGTMSGVRQLEIMCCFGCMSVLANYFVFMTFFPACVSLVLELSRESREGHPIWQLSHFARVLEEEENKPNPVTQRVKMIMSLGLVLVHAHSRWIAEPSAQNSTTEISMGLDENVPKRIEPNVSLWQFYLSRMASMDIEQTITLGLALLLAVKYIFFEQTEMESTLSLKNPIISPIMIQKKVPENCCRKQSIPLKNNPSLRKMGDSQVAKDGKDEIVKPLQSESPTKAIFVVGDNSAEAALINNGKESGIESPKEMRPLEECLCILQNAKMGAKFLSDAEVISLVSARHIPAYKLESLMETQERGVSIRRQILSQKLPEPSSLQYLPYKNYNYSLVMGACCENVIGYMPIPVGVVGPLLLDKKEFQVPMATTEGCLVASTNRGCRAICLGGGASSRILADGMTRGPVVRLPTACQSAEVKAWLETPDGFKIIKDVFDSTSRFARLQRLHIALAGRNLYIRFQSKTGDAMGMNMISKGTEKALTRLQEEFPDLHIVAISGNYCTDKKSAAINWIEGRGKSVVCEAVIPQKVVKQILKSTTQAMIEVNVNKNLVGSAMAGSIGGYNAHAANIVTAMYIACGQDAAQNITSSNCITLMESSGPTNEDLYISCTMPSIEIGTVGGGTNLLPQQACLQMLGVQGASADNPGENARQLAKIVCATVMAGELSLMAALAEGHLVKSHMIHNRSKINLQDLQGTGTKKAV; encoded by the exons ATGCTGTCAGGACTCTTCCGAATGCATGGCCTTTTTGTGGCCTCCCACCCATGGGAAGTTATTGTGGGAACTGTAACTCTTACCATCTGTATGATGTCTATGAAGATGTTCACTGGCAATGATAAAATCTGTGGCTGGAATTACGAATGCCCTAAATTTGAAGAG GATGTTTTGAGCAGTGATATCATAATATTGACAATCACACGATGTATTGCAATCCTTTATATATACTTCCAGTTTCAAAATTTGAAGCAACTTGGCTCAAAATATATTTTGG GTATTGCTGGGCTATTCACAATCTTCTCAAGCTTTGTCTTCAGTACAGTGGTGATTCATTTCCTTGATAAAGAATTGACAGGCTTGAA TGAAGCACTGCCATTCTTCTTGCTTCTGATTGACCTCTCCAGAGCTAGTGCATTAGCTAAATTTGCACTCAGTTCCAACTCACAG GATGAAGTAAGAGAGAATATTTCGCGTGGGATGGCAATCCTGGGCCCTACGTTTACACTGGATGCCCTTGTTGAGTGTCTTGTTATTGGTGTTGGCACAATGTCTG GAGTAAGACAGCTTGAAATCATGTGTTGTTTTGGCTGTATGTCTGTTCTTGCCAACTACTTTGTCTTCATGACTTTCTTTCCAGCCTGTGTGTCACTGGTATTAGAG CTTTCACGGGAGAGTCGAGAAGGCCATCCAATATGGCAGCTTAGTCACTTTGCACGTgttctggaagaagaagaaaacaaaccaaATCCTGTAACACAGAGGGTCAAAATGATTATG TCTCTAGGTTTGGTTCTTGTTCATGCTCACAGTCGCTGGATAGCAGAACCCTCTGCTCAGAACAGCACAACTGAAATATCTATGGGCCTGGATGAAAATGTTCCAAAGAGAATAGAGCCTAATGTTTCTTTGTGGCAATTTTATCTTTCTAG aATGGCCAGTATGGACATTGAACAAACAATTACACTTGGCTTAGCTCTTCTTCTTGCTGTCAAGTACATCTTTTTTGAACAAACAGAGATGGAATCCACACTTTCATTGAAGAACCCAATAATATCTCCAATAATGATTCAGAAAAAAGTTCCTGAAAATTGCTGCAGAAAACAGtctattcctttaaaaaataatcccAGTTTAAGAAAAATGGGTGATAGTCAAGTTGCCAAAGATGGAAAAG ATGAGATTGTAAAGCCTCTCCAATCAGAATCACCTACGAAGGCCATATTTGTGGTTGGTGATAATTCTGCTGAAGCAGCTCTCATCAATAATGGAAAAGAGTCTGGAATAGAATCGCCTAAAGAGATGCGGCCCCTTGAAGAATGTCTTTGTATACTTCAGAATGCTAAg ATGGGTGCTAAATTCCTCTCTGATGCAGAAGTCATTAGTTTAGTCAGTGCAAGGCATATTCCTGCTTATAAACTGGAATCTTTGATGGAAACTCAGGAACGTGGTGTATCCATTCGTAGGCAAATATTATCTCAGAAGCTTCCTGAGCCTTCATCTCTACAGTATCTTCCTTACAAGAATTATAATTATTCTCTG GTGATGGGTGCTTGCTGTGAAAATGTGATTGGATACATGCCAATTCCCGTGGGTGTGGTTGGCCCACTTCTTTTGGACAAGAAAGAGTTTCAAGTTCCAATGGCAACAACTGAAGGATGCCTGGTGGCAAGCACAAACAGAGGATGCAGAGCAATATGT CTTGGTGGAGGTGCTAGTAGCCGTATTCTAGCAGATGGAATGACACGAGGACCTGTAGTACGACTACCCACAGCCTGCCAGTCTGCCGAAGTGAAGGCTTGGCTTGAAACACCAGACGGATTTAAGATAATAAAAGATGTATTTGATAGCACTAGCAG ATTTGCTCGTTTGCAACGGCTTCACATTGCTTTGGCTGGCCGCAATCTTTATATTCGCTTCCAATCTAAGACCGGTGATGCAATGGGTATGAATATGATTTCAAAA GGTACTGAGAAAGCACTTACAAGGCTTCAAGAAGAATTTCCTGATCTCCATATTGTAGCTATTAGTGGCAACTACTGTACAGATAAAAAATCAGCTGCCATAAATTGGATAGAGGGGAGAGGGAAATCTGTGGTCTGTGAAGCAGTTATTCCACAAAAAGTTGTTAAACAA atACTGAAGTCAACCACACAAGCTATGATTGAAGTCAATGTCAACAAGAACTTGGTTGGCTCTGCCATGGCTGGCAGCATAGGTGGCTATAATGCTCATGCGGCTAACATTGTCACCGCCATGTACATAGCATGTGGACAG GATGCAGCCCAGAATATCACCAGCTCAAATTGTATTACTTTAATGGAATCTAGTGGGCCTACCAATGAAGATCTTTATATCAGTTGCACAATGCCCTCAATAGAAATTGGCACTGTGGGTGGAGGAACCAACCTGTTACCCCAGCAAGCTTGTTTGCAG ATGCTGGGTGTTCAAGGAGCAAGTGCAGATAACCCCGGAGAAAACGCCCGTCAGCTTGCTAAAATTGTATGCGCGACAGTAATGGCAGGAGAACTGTCTCTAATGGCTGCCTTAGCTGAAGGGCACTTGGTTAAAAGCCACATGATCCACAACAG GTCAAAAATAAATTTGCAAGATCTTCAAGGAACAGGTACCAAGAAAGCTGTTTGA
- the HMGCR gene encoding 3-hydroxy-3-methylglutaryl-Coenzyme A reductase isoform X1 has product MLSGLFRMHGLFVASHPWEVIVGTVTLTICMMSMKMFTGNDKICGWNYECPKFEEDVLSSDIIILTITRCIAILYIYFQFQNLKQLGSKYILGIAGLFTIFSSFVFSTVVIHFLDKELTGLNEALPFFLLLIDLSRASALAKFALSSNSQDEVRENISRGMAILGPTFTLDALVECLVIGVGTMSGVRQLEIMCCFGCMSVLANYFVFMTFFPACVSLVLELSRESREGHPIWQLSHFARVLEEEENKPNPVTQRVKMIMSLGLVLVHAHSRWIAEPSAQNSTTEISMGLDENVPKRIEPNVSLWQFYLSRMASMDIEQTITLGLALLLAVKYIFFEQTEMESTLSLKNPIISPIMIQKKVPENCCRKQSIPLKNNPSLRKMGDSQVAKDGKDFNVDFYADEIVKPLQSESPTKAIFVVGDNSAEAALINNGKESGIESPKEMRPLEECLCILQNAKMGAKFLSDAEVISLVSARHIPAYKLESLMETQERGVSIRRQILSQKLPEPSSLQYLPYKNYNYSLVMGACCENVIGYMPIPVGVVGPLLLDKKEFQVPMATTEGCLVASTNRGCRAICLGGGASSRILADGMTRGPVVRLPTACQSAEVKAWLETPDGFKIIKDVFDSTSRFARLQRLHIALAGRNLYIRFQSKTGDAMGMNMISKGTEKALTRLQEEFPDLHIVAISGNYCTDKKSAAINWIEGRGKSVVCEAVIPQKVVKQILKSTTQAMIEVNVNKNLVGSAMAGSIGGYNAHAANIVTAMYIACGQDAAQNITSSNCITLMESSGPTNEDLYISCTMPSIEIGTVGGGTNLLPQQACLQMLGVQGASADNPGENARQLAKIVCATVMAGELSLMAALAEGHLVKSHMIHNRSKINLQDLQGTGTKKAV; this is encoded by the exons ATGCTGTCAGGACTCTTCCGAATGCATGGCCTTTTTGTGGCCTCCCACCCATGGGAAGTTATTGTGGGAACTGTAACTCTTACCATCTGTATGATGTCTATGAAGATGTTCACTGGCAATGATAAAATCTGTGGCTGGAATTACGAATGCCCTAAATTTGAAGAG GATGTTTTGAGCAGTGATATCATAATATTGACAATCACACGATGTATTGCAATCCTTTATATATACTTCCAGTTTCAAAATTTGAAGCAACTTGGCTCAAAATATATTTTGG GTATTGCTGGGCTATTCACAATCTTCTCAAGCTTTGTCTTCAGTACAGTGGTGATTCATTTCCTTGATAAAGAATTGACAGGCTTGAA TGAAGCACTGCCATTCTTCTTGCTTCTGATTGACCTCTCCAGAGCTAGTGCATTAGCTAAATTTGCACTCAGTTCCAACTCACAG GATGAAGTAAGAGAGAATATTTCGCGTGGGATGGCAATCCTGGGCCCTACGTTTACACTGGATGCCCTTGTTGAGTGTCTTGTTATTGGTGTTGGCACAATGTCTG GAGTAAGACAGCTTGAAATCATGTGTTGTTTTGGCTGTATGTCTGTTCTTGCCAACTACTTTGTCTTCATGACTTTCTTTCCAGCCTGTGTGTCACTGGTATTAGAG CTTTCACGGGAGAGTCGAGAAGGCCATCCAATATGGCAGCTTAGTCACTTTGCACGTgttctggaagaagaagaaaacaaaccaaATCCTGTAACACAGAGGGTCAAAATGATTATG TCTCTAGGTTTGGTTCTTGTTCATGCTCACAGTCGCTGGATAGCAGAACCCTCTGCTCAGAACAGCACAACTGAAATATCTATGGGCCTGGATGAAAATGTTCCAAAGAGAATAGAGCCTAATGTTTCTTTGTGGCAATTTTATCTTTCTAG aATGGCCAGTATGGACATTGAACAAACAATTACACTTGGCTTAGCTCTTCTTCTTGCTGTCAAGTACATCTTTTTTGAACAAACAGAGATGGAATCCACACTTTCATTGAAGAACCCAATAATATCTCCAATAATGATTCAGAAAAAAGTTCCTGAAAATTGCTGCAGAAAACAGtctattcctttaaaaaataatcccAGTTTAAGAAAAATGGGTGATAGTCAAGTTGCCAAAGATGGAAAAG ATTTCAATGTTGACTTTTATGCAGATGAGATTGTAAAGCCTCTCCAATCAGAATCACCTACGAAGGCCATATTTGTGGTTGGTGATAATTCTGCTGAAGCAGCTCTCATCAATAATGGAAAAGAGTCTGGAATAGAATCGCCTAAAGAGATGCGGCCCCTTGAAGAATGTCTTTGTATACTTCAGAATGCTAAg ATGGGTGCTAAATTCCTCTCTGATGCAGAAGTCATTAGTTTAGTCAGTGCAAGGCATATTCCTGCTTATAAACTGGAATCTTTGATGGAAACTCAGGAACGTGGTGTATCCATTCGTAGGCAAATATTATCTCAGAAGCTTCCTGAGCCTTCATCTCTACAGTATCTTCCTTACAAGAATTATAATTATTCTCTG GTGATGGGTGCTTGCTGTGAAAATGTGATTGGATACATGCCAATTCCCGTGGGTGTGGTTGGCCCACTTCTTTTGGACAAGAAAGAGTTTCAAGTTCCAATGGCAACAACTGAAGGATGCCTGGTGGCAAGCACAAACAGAGGATGCAGAGCAATATGT CTTGGTGGAGGTGCTAGTAGCCGTATTCTAGCAGATGGAATGACACGAGGACCTGTAGTACGACTACCCACAGCCTGCCAGTCTGCCGAAGTGAAGGCTTGGCTTGAAACACCAGACGGATTTAAGATAATAAAAGATGTATTTGATAGCACTAGCAG ATTTGCTCGTTTGCAACGGCTTCACATTGCTTTGGCTGGCCGCAATCTTTATATTCGCTTCCAATCTAAGACCGGTGATGCAATGGGTATGAATATGATTTCAAAA GGTACTGAGAAAGCACTTACAAGGCTTCAAGAAGAATTTCCTGATCTCCATATTGTAGCTATTAGTGGCAACTACTGTACAGATAAAAAATCAGCTGCCATAAATTGGATAGAGGGGAGAGGGAAATCTGTGGTCTGTGAAGCAGTTATTCCACAAAAAGTTGTTAAACAA atACTGAAGTCAACCACACAAGCTATGATTGAAGTCAATGTCAACAAGAACTTGGTTGGCTCTGCCATGGCTGGCAGCATAGGTGGCTATAATGCTCATGCGGCTAACATTGTCACCGCCATGTACATAGCATGTGGACAG GATGCAGCCCAGAATATCACCAGCTCAAATTGTATTACTTTAATGGAATCTAGTGGGCCTACCAATGAAGATCTTTATATCAGTTGCACAATGCCCTCAATAGAAATTGGCACTGTGGGTGGAGGAACCAACCTGTTACCCCAGCAAGCTTGTTTGCAG ATGCTGGGTGTTCAAGGAGCAAGTGCAGATAACCCCGGAGAAAACGCCCGTCAGCTTGCTAAAATTGTATGCGCGACAGTAATGGCAGGAGAACTGTCTCTAATGGCTGCCTTAGCTGAAGGGCACTTGGTTAAAAGCCACATGATCCACAACAG GTCAAAAATAAATTTGCAAGATCTTCAAGGAACAGGTACCAAGAAAGCTGTTTGA